The genomic segment TGCTCTACGGCCTGGAGCAGGGCTGGCCGCTCGCGCGTTGCGCCGAACTGGGCAACAAGGTGGGCGCGGCCAAGATCGCCAGCAAGGGCCCGCAGAACTGGTCGCTTGGGTAAGCGGGCGGGGCGGCGTCAGCCGCGTGTGTGCATGACGCCGCCGTCCACCACGATGGTTTCCCCCACAACGTAGTCGCCCGCGCGGGACGCCAGGAAGATCGCGGCGCCGGCCATGTCCTCCTCGGTGCCAATTCGGCCGACAGGCACCCGCTTCGCCACATCGTCCGCATGGTCGCGCGCCTGCTTGTTCATGTCGGAAGCGAACGGGCCCGGCGCGATGCCGTTGACCACGATGTTGTCCTGCGCGAGCCGCAGGGCCATCCGCTTTGTGAGGTGGATCAGGCCTGCCTTGCTTGCGGCATAGGAGTACGTCTCCCAGGGATTGACCGATAACCCGTCGATCGACGCGATATTGATCACCTTGGCGGGCCGCTGGCGCGCGGCGGCCTTGAGCCGTTCATGCAGCGCCTGCGTCAGGAAGAAGGGCGTCTTCACGTTCAGGTCCATCACCTTGTCCCAACCGCTCTCGGGGAAGGTCTCGAACGATTCGCCCCAGGCCGCGCCGGCGTTGTTGACGAGGATGTCCAAGGCGGGCTCGCGGCGAGCCATCTCTTCGGCCAGGGCGCGGCAGCCCTCGAGGCTGGAAACGTCCAGCGGAAGCGAAACGCAGGTGCCCAGGCTCGACAGCTCCGATGCCGTCTGGTCGCAGGCCGCGGCCTTGCGCGCCGTGATGTAGACGCGCGCGCCCTGGCGCAGGAAGCCGGTGGCGATCATGCGGCCGATGCCGCGCGAGCCGCCGGTGACCAGGGCGACGCGGCCTTGCAGGGAGAAGAGGTCGTTCATGGCTATCCGTATGAAGTGGTGCGCGTCGCAGGCTAAGCCGACGAAGCGGCGGAAGCAATCGCCTGAATGACAGCCCGGGCACAAACGGAAAGGCCGGCTTGCGCCGGCCTCTTGCGTTCAGCGGAACTCAGCCGCGCGACCTGCGCCTCTCGAGCCACGCGTGCAGTTCGCCCACGGCGCCCTTGCGGAACGCCAGCACGCAGACGACGAAGATCGCGCCGATGATCACCGTCACCCACGCGCCGACCCTGTCCGCCAGCATGTTCTGCAGCGCGATCACGATGCCGGCGCCAAACACCGGGCCGAAGAAGGTGCCCACTCCGCCCAGCAGAGACATCAGGATCACCTCGCCCGACATGGACCAGTGCACGTCGGTGAGCGAGGCGAAGCCCATGACGATCGTCTTGAGCGAACCCGCCAGGCCGGCCAGGCTGGCCGACAGCACGAAGGCCAGCAGCTTGTACTTGTCGACCGCATAGCCCAGCGAAATGGCGCGCGGCTCGTTCTCCCGGATCATCTTGAGCACCTGGCCGAACGGCGAGGTGACGACGCGGATGATGCCGAGGAAGCAGGCGACGAAGATCGCCAGCACCACGTAGTAGAGCGTCAGGTCCGACGTGAGCGGCAGCACGCCGAACAGCGTCCCGCGCGGCACGCCTTGCAGGCCGTCTTCGCCGCCGGTGAAAGGCGCCTGCAGGCAGACGAAGAAGATCATCTGCGCGAGCGCCAGCGTGATCATGGCGAAGTAGATACCTTGGCGGCGAATGGCGACGAGGCCGAAGACGAGGCCCAGCACCGCGCCCGTGACGATGCCCGCCAGCAATCCGAGTTCCGGCGACCAGCCCTGCGCTTTGACCAGCCATCCCGCGATGTACGCGGCCATGCCGAAGAACGCGGCGTGGCCGAACGAGAGAAGGCCGGTGAAGCCCAGCAGCAGGTTGAAGGCGCAGGCGAAGAGAGCGAAGCACAGCAGCTTCATCCCGAACACCGGATACAGGCCGGCCATGGGCGCGACGATCGCCAGCGCCAGCAACGCGACGTAGGCGTAGCGCGTCAGCGGGCTGATGCCGGTGGCGGCCCTGGGCGTGGACGAGGGCGGGGCGGTGTCGGCCGGGGCGACGGTGGCGGTCTGGGTGGTCGTGTTCATCTCATGCCTCCTTGCCGAACAGGCCGGCGGGCCGCAGCATCAGCACGATCGCCATGATGACGAAGACCACGACGTTCGACGCCTCAGGATAGAACACGCGGGTGAAGCCTTCGATGACGCCCAGCCCCAGGCCGGTGACGACCGAGCCGAGGATGGAGCCCATGCCGCCGATCACCACCACGGCGAACACCACGATGATCAGGTTGGAGCCCATCAGCGGCGTGACCTGGATCACGGGTGCGGCCAGCACGCCGGCCATCGCGGCCAAGGCGGCGCCGGCGCCATAGGTGAGCATCACCATCAGCGGCACGTTGACGCCGAAGG from the Ramlibacter henchirensis genome contains:
- a CDS encoding SDR family oxidoreductase → MNDLFSLQGRVALVTGGSRGIGRMIATGFLRQGARVYITARKAAACDQTASELSSLGTCVSLPLDVSSLEGCRALAEEMARREPALDILVNNAGAAWGESFETFPESGWDKVMDLNVKTPFFLTQALHERLKAAARQRPAKVINIASIDGLSVNPWETYSYAASKAGLIHLTKRMALRLAQDNIVVNGIAPGPFASDMNKQARDHADDVAKRVPVGRIGTEEDMAGAAIFLASRAGDYVVGETIVVDGGVMHTRG
- a CDS encoding branched-chain amino acid ABC transporter permease; translated protein: MNTTTQTATVAPADTAPPSSTPRAATGISPLTRYAYVALLALAIVAPMAGLYPVFGMKLLCFALFACAFNLLLGFTGLLSFGHAAFFGMAAYIAGWLVKAQGWSPELGLLAGIVTGAVLGLVFGLVAIRRQGIYFAMITLALAQMIFFVCLQAPFTGGEDGLQGVPRGTLFGVLPLTSDLTLYYVVLAIFVACFLGIIRVVTSPFGQVLKMIRENEPRAISLGYAVDKYKLLAFVLSASLAGLAGSLKTIVMGFASLTDVHWSMSGEVILMSLLGGVGTFFGPVFGAGIVIALQNMLADRVGAWVTVIIGAIFVVCVLAFRKGAVGELHAWLERRRSRG